A single genomic interval of Bradyrhizobium sp. sBnM-33 harbors:
- a CDS encoding ABC transporter substrate-binding protein, with amino-acid sequence MTGRTFTNIAAIAGVAGLALTWSAAAQAQEFGSPELIAAAKAEGKLVYYTANFAEVEQQVIKAFNKRFPEIKIEMVRAPGGQLITRVKTEAAAGKLIADVVDHSDRALMQPLADMFQDYAPPNAADYNPDAQIAPQLWPRVTLVWAIAYNTELVKNPPKTWMDLTKPEYSKLTGQVIAPSGGTTWTRVMFERQVLGEDYWAKQAATKPVLYPSGAPMSDSLVRGEIAMGPLLYNAIYPKQKDGAPIQIFFPPEGAPVNPYATGIPKTAAHPNAAKLFLNWCLSKEGQTFMIKELGNLTSLKVPPAYPEGFDPKVVKVWFPKFDEYVKLHAAWVAEWNKAYGYGQ; translated from the coding sequence ATGACTGGAAGGACCTTCACCAACATTGCTGCAATCGCAGGCGTCGCCGGTCTTGCGCTGACATGGAGCGCAGCGGCACAGGCGCAGGAGTTCGGCTCACCCGAATTGATCGCCGCGGCGAAGGCCGAAGGCAAGCTGGTGTACTACACCGCGAATTTCGCCGAGGTCGAGCAGCAGGTCATCAAGGCCTTCAACAAGCGTTTCCCCGAAATAAAAATCGAGATGGTGCGCGCGCCCGGCGGCCAGCTCATCACCCGCGTCAAGACCGAGGCCGCGGCCGGTAAACTGATCGCCGATGTTGTCGATCATTCCGATCGCGCGCTGATGCAGCCCCTGGCGGACATGTTCCAGGATTACGCGCCGCCGAATGCGGCCGACTACAATCCCGACGCGCAGATCGCACCGCAGCTCTGGCCGCGTGTCACGCTGGTGTGGGCGATCGCCTACAATACTGAACTGGTAAAGAACCCGCCCAAGACCTGGATGGACCTCACCAAGCCCGAATACAGCAAGTTGACCGGGCAGGTGATCGCTCCGTCGGGCGGCACCACGTGGACCCGGGTGATGTTCGAGCGCCAGGTGCTCGGCGAGGACTATTGGGCCAAGCAGGCTGCAACCAAGCCGGTGTTGTATCCATCGGGCGCGCCGATGTCGGATTCGCTGGTGCGCGGCGAAATCGCGATGGGGCCTTTGCTCTACAATGCAATCTATCCGAAGCAGAAGGACGGCGCGCCGATCCAGATCTTCTTTCCGCCGGAAGGCGCGCCGGTCAATCCTTATGCCACGGGCATTCCGAAGACCGCCGCGCACCCTAATGCCGCAAAACTGTTTCTCAACTGGTGCCTCTCGAAGGAGGGGCAGACGTTCATGATCAAGGAACTCGGCAACCTCACGTCACTGAAGGTGCCGCCGGCATACCCGGAAGGCTTTGATCCCAAAGTGGTTAAGGTCTGGTTCCCGAAGTTCGACGAGTATGTGAAGTTGCACGCCGCCTGGGTGGCCGAGTGGAACAAGGCCTACGGCTACGGGCAATGA
- the soxZ gene encoding thiosulfate oxidation carrier complex protein SoxZ codes for MTSALINVPAKAKRGDIIEIKTLMSHIMESGYRHKASGEAVPRDIVTSFTCRFNGAEIFRADLYPAIAANPFFSFFTTATESGKFEFEWIGDKGFSETASASISVE; via the coding sequence ATGACTTCCGCGCTGATCAACGTTCCGGCCAAAGCCAAACGCGGCGACATCATCGAGATCAAGACGCTGATGTCGCACATCATGGAGTCAGGCTATCGCCATAAGGCATCAGGCGAAGCTGTGCCGCGCGATATTGTCACGAGCTTTACCTGCCGCTTTAACGGCGCTGAAATCTTCCGCGCCGACTTGTATCCGGCCATCGCGGCCAACCCGTTCTTTTCCTTCTTCACGACCGCAACCGAAAGCGGCAAGTTCGAATTCGAATGGATCGGCGACAAGGGTTTTTCCGAAACCGCTTCCGCCTCAATCTCGGTCGAATGA
- a CDS encoding (2Fe-2S)-binding protein: MANLTINGKTINVDVEDGTPLLWAIRENVGLTGTKYGCGIALCGACTVHVDGVAMRSCGMTVSEAVGKQITTIEGLASEGALHKVQQAWVANDVPQCGYCQSGMIMAVAALLKEKPKPTDDDINEAITNICRCGTFQQVREAIHAAASA, from the coding sequence ATGGCAAACCTCACCATTAACGGCAAAACAATCAATGTGGACGTTGAAGACGGCACGCCACTGCTTTGGGCGATCAGGGAAAATGTTGGACTGACCGGCACCAAATATGGCTGCGGCATTGCACTATGCGGCGCCTGCACCGTCCATGTCGACGGAGTCGCGATGCGCTCCTGCGGCATGACAGTCAGCGAGGCCGTCGGCAAACAGATCACCACGATCGAAGGTCTTGCCTCAGAAGGCGCCCTGCACAAAGTGCAGCAGGCCTGGGTGGCGAACGACGTGCCGCAATGCGGCTATTGCCAGAGCGGCATGATCATGGCGGTTGCCGCCCTTCTCAAAGAGAAGCCGAAGCCGACCGACGACGACATCAACGAAGCCATCACCAATATTTGCCGATGCGGGACCTTCCAGCAGGTCCGCGAGGCGATCCACGCCGCCGCGAGCGCTTGA
- the soxX gene encoding sulfur oxidation c-type cytochrome SoxX, which translates to MARFGFRISAPILAGALLTLPGGTGAQELRSYTVVDDAIPHSLTGATGDATRGRALVVERSSTCILCHSGPFPEQKFQGDLAPDLTGSGSRWSEGQLRLRLVDAARLNAATIMPSYYRVDGLTRVGTLWRGKPILSAEQIEDIVAYLASLRE; encoded by the coding sequence TTGGCTAGATTCGGATTTCGCATATCGGCGCCGATCCTTGCCGGAGCGCTCCTCACCCTGCCGGGCGGCACGGGTGCGCAGGAACTTCGCAGCTATACCGTCGTCGACGATGCCATTCCGCACTCGCTGACGGGGGCGACCGGCGATGCGACGCGCGGCCGCGCGCTCGTCGTCGAACGTTCCAGCACTTGCATCCTCTGCCACAGCGGCCCATTTCCCGAACAGAAATTCCAGGGCGACCTGGCGCCTGATCTTACCGGTTCCGGCAGCCGCTGGTCCGAAGGTCAGCTTCGGCTTCGGCTGGTGGATGCCGCTCGTCTCAATGCCGCGACGATCATGCCGTCCTACTACCGAGTTGACGGCCTCACTCGCGTCGGGACGCTGTGGCGCGGCAAGCCGATCCTGTCGGCCGAACAAATCGAGGATATCGTGGCGTATCTCGCAAGCTTACGCGAATAG
- a CDS encoding ABC transporter ATP-binding protein has product MTATLEVTDLRKQFAIGRPAIDGVSFGVPAGEIVVLLGPSGCGKTTTLRCVAGLEHPTSGEISIAGKVVSSPERGILVPPRLRDLGMVFQSYAVWPHMTVRQNVVYPLKHRKFSRIEARRKVDEALELVGLSEYADRAVVALSGGQMQRVALARSIVYRPQLLLLDEPLSNLDAKLRLRLRDDLRVILKQTGMTALYVTHDQAEAVVLGDRIGVMRDGKLLQMDTPDAIYNRPADLFVANFTGATNELAGTLVSRNGQFGIVDFGDGRRGEVALLHSLGLDEKVRIALRPENIAIGQHDGANIFPARVLDRRYQGTQTAYGIELFGRRLEVVELGTAARHQVGIETRVSLPRESCWAYRDTGPTAYE; this is encoded by the coding sequence ATGACGGCAACCCTCGAAGTCACCGACCTGCGCAAGCAGTTTGCGATCGGCCGGCCGGCGATCGATGGCGTCAGTTTTGGCGTGCCGGCCGGAGAGATCGTAGTTCTGCTCGGTCCCTCCGGCTGCGGCAAGACCACGACGCTGCGCTGCGTCGCGGGCCTGGAGCACCCGACATCGGGTGAAATCAGCATTGCCGGCAAGGTCGTCTCGTCACCCGAGCGTGGCATTTTGGTGCCGCCGCGGTTGCGCGATCTCGGCATGGTGTTTCAGTCCTACGCAGTGTGGCCGCATATGACGGTGCGGCAGAACGTGGTCTATCCGCTCAAGCACCGGAAATTTTCGCGCATTGAGGCCCGCCGCAAGGTCGACGAGGCGCTCGAACTGGTCGGCCTGTCGGAATACGCTGATCGAGCGGTGGTCGCATTATCAGGCGGCCAGATGCAGCGCGTGGCGCTGGCGCGCAGCATCGTGTACCGGCCGCAGTTACTGCTGCTCGACGAGCCCCTGTCGAACCTCGACGCCAAGCTGCGCCTGCGGCTGCGCGATGATCTCCGGGTGATCCTCAAGCAAACCGGGATGACTGCGCTCTATGTCACCCATGACCAGGCTGAAGCCGTCGTGCTCGGCGACCGCATCGGCGTGATGCGCGACGGCAAATTGCTGCAGATGGATACGCCGGATGCGATCTATAACCGCCCGGCGGATTTGTTCGTTGCCAACTTCACCGGCGCGACCAACGAGCTCGCCGGCACGCTGGTCTCGCGCAACGGCCAATTCGGCATCGTCGATTTCGGCGACGGGCGGCGGGGCGAGGTGGCATTGCTGCATTCGCTCGGCCTGGACGAGAAGGTGCGCATTGCGCTGCGGCCGGAGAACATCGCGATCGGCCAGCATGACGGCGCCAACATTTTTCCCGCCCGCGTTCTCGACCGCCGCTATCAGGGCACGCAGACGGCCTACGGCATCGAACTGTTCGGCCGGCGGCTGGAGGTGGTTGAGCTCGGCACCGCGGCTCGCCATCAGGTCGGCATCGAGACCCGCGTTTCGCTGCCACGGGAGAGTTGCTGGGCCTATCGCGATACAGGACCGACGGCATATGAATAG
- a CDS encoding ABC transporter permease, which yields MLFSWIVVRTNTPFKGFIAAASILPLFAPPLVAGVAWAILGSPKTGLINTMFKWAGLDWRVDFYSMWGLVFVFGIYYAPYVYMFTSSALRNMDPSLEEAAEISGASAFATLFSVTFPLIMPAIVSGMLLSFIVMLGIYGIPAVLGAPTNLAVLTTYIFKLTNWSPPLYNTAAAVAIILMVVTGLLVFLQHKVLSGRSYTTVAGKAFRPRSLDLGLWRWFTFGLGVGYLLVVVVLPLFALIVAAFRKFMFIRDVSSLFDARQYSLMHFESIFDNPLTMRSIYNAVEVGLITAVVGGALAFAIGYTIHRTQVMGRRWIDVISTLPVAIPGLVVGVAYLWAWIGIPAGLYGTIWILALAFIARFMPDTVKALSTSFLQIHRELEEAAWVCGKGVLGTIRTIVLPLARPGVIASMTLLFVLAIRELGSSLFLYTSNTMVMSVLLLDYYEGGNLGKTAAFSLVQTVLLGVLIGGANWLSRGAAQGSVARTG from the coding sequence TTGCTGTTTTCCTGGATCGTCGTCCGCACCAATACGCCGTTCAAGGGCTTCATCGCGGCCGCCAGCATCCTGCCATTGTTCGCGCCGCCGCTGGTCGCGGGAGTCGCATGGGCGATCCTCGGCTCGCCGAAGACCGGCCTGATCAACACCATGTTCAAATGGGCAGGGCTGGATTGGCGCGTCGATTTCTATTCGATGTGGGGATTGGTGTTCGTGTTCGGCATCTACTACGCGCCGTACGTCTACATGTTCACCTCTTCGGCGCTGCGCAACATGGATCCGAGCCTGGAGGAGGCCGCCGAGATTTCCGGCGCCAGCGCGTTCGCCACCTTGTTCTCGGTGACGTTTCCGCTGATCATGCCGGCGATCGTCTCGGGCATGCTGCTGTCGTTCATCGTGATGCTCGGCATCTACGGCATTCCGGCGGTGTTGGGTGCGCCGACCAACCTTGCCGTGCTGACCACCTATATTTTCAAGCTCACCAACTGGTCACCGCCGCTCTACAACACCGCCGCAGCGGTGGCGATCATCCTGATGGTCGTCACGGGCCTGCTCGTGTTCCTGCAGCACAAGGTGCTGAGCGGCCGCAGCTACACCACCGTCGCCGGCAAGGCGTTCCGTCCGCGCAGCCTCGATCTGGGGCTCTGGCGCTGGTTCACCTTCGGTCTCGGCGTTGGCTATCTCCTGGTCGTCGTGGTGCTGCCGTTGTTCGCGCTGATCGTTGCCGCGTTCCGCAAGTTCATGTTCATACGCGATGTCAGCAGCCTGTTCGATGCCAGGCAATATTCCCTGATGCATTTTGAAAGTATCTTCGACAATCCGCTGACCATGCGTTCGATCTACAACGCAGTCGAAGTCGGGCTGATCACCGCGGTGGTGGGCGGCGCGCTGGCGTTTGCGATCGGCTACACCATTCACCGCACCCAGGTGATGGGCCGGCGCTGGATCGACGTGATCTCGACCCTGCCGGTCGCGATCCCCGGCCTCGTGGTCGGCGTCGCCTACCTCTGGGCCTGGATCGGCATTCCCGCAGGGCTTTACGGCACAATCTGGATTCTGGCGCTGGCTTTCATCGCGCGCTTCATGCCGGACACGGTCAAGGCGCTGTCGACCTCGTTCCTGCAGATTCATCGCGAGCTCGAGGAGGCTGCCTGGGTCTGCGGCAAGGGCGTGCTCGGCACCATCAGGACGATCGTGCTGCCGCTGGCGCGGCCGGGCGTGATCGCCTCGATGACGCTGTTGTTTGTGCTGGCGATCCGCGAACTTGGCTCATCGCTGTTTCTCTACACCAGCAACACCATGGTGATGTCGGTGCTGTTGCTCGACTATTACGAAGGCGGCAACCTCGGAAAGACCGCCGCATTCAGCCTGGTGCAAACCGTTCTGCTCGGCGTTCTCATCGGCGGCGCCAATTGGTTGTCGCGCGGTGCGGCGCAGGGCAGCGTCGCCCGAACCGGATAA
- a CDS encoding xanthine dehydrogenase family protein molybdopterin-binding subunit yields the protein MNQHVMPKLNRRAFVIGTAAAGAGLAIGLDIPFGGPKVVRAADGSPEVNVWVVIRPDNTTVIRVARSEMGQGTLTGLAQLVAEELECDWSKVVTEYPTPGQSVARKRPWGDFSTGGSRGIRSSQEYVRKGGATARMMLVQAAANEWKVPVSECTAANSVITHTPSGRTTTYGKVVEAAAKLEPPADVKLKDPKDWKIAGKAVKRLDTVGKTTGAMIYGADVKLPGMLNAAIKDCPVFGGKLQSYDEAKITGMKGVKKVVRVGDSAVAVVADTWWHAKTALDALPIVWDEGENAKVSSESIAKWLAEGLDNSQPAFIGNQNGDAKAAIASAAKKVEAVYNYPYQNHVTMEPMNATALYTPDKCEVWCGTQNGEAAFAATMEASELPAEKCEVHKLILGGGFGRRGMTDYVRQAVLIAKQMPGTPVKLLWSREEDMAQGKFHPVTQCKLTGAFDADNNLTALHVRLSGQSILFTVRPAALVNGMDTVAFQGMSPSGDAAIGYTVPNLLVEHSMRNPHVPPGFWRGVNVNQNAIYLECFMDELAHSVGQDPVEFRRKLMSKHPKHLAVLNAVAEKVGWGKPAPQGVYRGIAQVMGYGSYVAGAAEISVTDGSKIKVHRIVASTDPGYVVNPAQVERQIAGSFVYGLSALFYGGCTVKDGKMEQTNFDTYDSMRIAAMPKVECVMVPSGGFWGGVGEPTIGVAAPAVLNAYFAATGKRIRSVPLKDQNITFA from the coding sequence ATGAATCAGCACGTCATGCCCAAATTGAATCGCCGCGCCTTCGTGATCGGCACCGCTGCCGCCGGTGCGGGCCTCGCAATCGGCCTCGACATTCCCTTCGGCGGACCCAAGGTTGTCCGCGCCGCCGACGGCTCGCCCGAGGTCAACGTCTGGGTGGTGATCCGCCCGGACAATACGACCGTGATTCGCGTTGCCCGCTCCGAGATGGGTCAGGGCACCCTCACCGGCCTCGCGCAGCTCGTCGCCGAAGAGCTCGAATGCGACTGGTCGAAGGTCGTAACCGAATATCCGACCCCCGGGCAAAGTGTCGCACGCAAGCGCCCTTGGGGCGATTTCTCGACCGGTGGCAGCCGCGGCATCCGCTCCAGCCAGGAGTATGTCCGGAAGGGCGGCGCCACCGCGCGCATGATGCTGGTGCAGGCCGCCGCAAACGAGTGGAAGGTGCCGGTCTCGGAATGTACCGCCGCCAACAGTGTCATCACCCATACGCCGTCGGGCAGGACCACGACCTATGGCAAGGTGGTTGAAGCCGCAGCAAAGCTCGAGCCGCCGGCGGATGTGAAACTGAAGGATCCCAAGGACTGGAAGATCGCCGGCAAAGCCGTGAAGCGGCTCGACACCGTCGGCAAGACCACGGGTGCGATGATCTACGGCGCCGACGTCAAGCTGCCGGGCATGCTCAACGCCGCGATCAAGGATTGTCCCGTCTTCGGGGGCAAGCTCCAGAGCTACGACGAAGCCAAAATCACCGGCATGAAGGGCGTCAAGAAGGTGGTCCGGGTCGGTGACAGCGCAGTCGCCGTGGTCGCCGATACCTGGTGGCACGCCAAGACCGCGCTGGATGCGCTGCCAATCGTCTGGGACGAAGGCGAGAACGCCAAAGTCTCCAGCGAGTCGATTGCCAAGTGGCTGGCGGAAGGTCTCGACAATTCCCAGCCGGCCTTTATCGGCAACCAGAACGGCGACGCCAAGGCCGCGATTGCGAGCGCGGCGAAGAAGGTCGAGGCGGTCTACAACTATCCGTACCAGAACCACGTGACCATGGAGCCGATGAACGCAACGGCGCTCTATACGCCGGACAAATGCGAGGTCTGGTGTGGCACGCAGAACGGCGAAGCGGCATTCGCCGCGACCATGGAAGCATCGGAATTGCCGGCCGAAAAATGCGAGGTACACAAGCTCATCCTCGGTGGCGGCTTCGGCCGTCGCGGCATGACCGACTACGTCAGACAGGCGGTTCTGATCGCCAAGCAGATGCCCGGCACGCCGGTCAAGCTGCTGTGGTCGCGCGAAGAAGACATGGCGCAAGGCAAGTTTCATCCGGTCACGCAATGCAAGCTGACCGGCGCCTTCGATGCCGACAACAATCTGACCGCGCTGCACGTTAGACTGTCCGGCCAATCGATCCTGTTCACGGTGCGTCCCGCGGCGCTGGTGAACGGCATGGACACGGTTGCGTTCCAGGGCATGAGCCCTTCCGGCGACGCGGCGATCGGCTACACGGTGCCGAACCTGCTGGTCGAGCATTCCATGCGCAATCCGCACGTCCCGCCCGGCTTCTGGCGCGGCGTCAACGTCAATCAGAACGCGATCTATCTGGAGTGCTTCATGGATGAACTGGCGCATTCGGTCGGCCAGGATCCGGTGGAATTCCGCCGCAAGCTGATGAGCAAGCATCCAAAACATCTCGCCGTGCTCAATGCCGTGGCCGAGAAAGTCGGCTGGGGCAAGCCGGCACCGCAAGGCGTCTATCGCGGCATTGCGCAGGTGATGGGCTATGGCAGCTATGTCGCGGGTGCTGCGGAGATCTCAGTCACCGACGGCAGCAAGATCAAGGTGCATCGCATCGTCGCTTCGACCGATCCGGGCTACGTCGTCAATCCGGCGCAGGTCGAGCGGCAGATCGCGGGCTCCTTTGTCTATGGCCTGTCCGCCCTGTTCTACGGCGGCTGCACGGTAAAGGACGGCAAGATGGAGCAGACCAACTTCGATACCTACGATTCCATGCGCATCGCCGCGATGCCGAAGGTGGAATGCGTCATGGTGCCGAGCGGCGGCTTCTGGGGCGGCGTCGGCGAGCCGACCATCGGTGTCGCCGCGCCCGCGGTGCTCAACGCCTACTTCGCGGCCACGGGCAAACGCATTCGTTCGGTGCCGCTGAAGGACCAGAATATTACGTTTGCCTGA
- a CDS encoding SoxY-related AACIE arm protein — MHPPPNSTRRQFLSLAGGAAVLGAAPVVTLRPAEATPEMLASSIRNVTGGAAVKTGKVKLDVPPLVENGNTVPLTVSVAHPMAPEDHVSSIHVFNEKNPQPNIASFHLGPHNGRAQVSTRIRLTDSQKVVAIAKLSDGSFWSASVDVVVTLAACTEEVI, encoded by the coding sequence ATGCATCCACCACCGAATTCGACACGCCGCCAGTTTCTCAGTCTCGCCGGAGGAGCAGCCGTGCTTGGCGCGGCCCCCGTCGTCACGCTTCGGCCTGCCGAGGCGACGCCCGAGATGCTCGCTTCCTCCATCCGCAATGTCACCGGCGGCGCCGCGGTGAAAACCGGCAAGGTCAAGCTCGACGTGCCGCCCTTGGTCGAGAACGGGAATACCGTGCCGCTGACTGTGAGTGTCGCCCACCCGATGGCGCCGGAGGACCACGTTAGCAGCATCCACGTTTTCAACGAGAAGAATCCGCAGCCCAATATCGCCAGTTTCCATCTCGGCCCGCATAACGGCCGCGCGCAGGTATCGACCCGCATTCGCCTCACCGACAGCCAGAAGGTGGTCGCGATCGCAAAGCTCTCGGACGGGTCGTTCTGGTCGGCCAGCGTCGACGTCGTGGTGACACTGGCGGCCTGCACCGAGGAGGTGATCTGA
- a CDS encoding MFS transporter, translated as MSLDTTAKSTAPTPIDGLPPELRRWAVAAIFTALALASLDTAIANIALPAIAADLHVSPADVVWVVNIYQIALVATLLPLGALGEIVGHERIYIGGLVLFTLASLGCALAWSLPSLTAARALQGLGASGIMSVNAALVRFVYPTHMLGRGFGHNALVVGTAFTFGPTIASAILAIGTWPWLFAINIPFGVIAIWIGLKTLPKTPRAKHAFDFASAALTASCLGLFIIGIGIAAHQAPPLLVGLTLGAALLLGWIMMRRDADHPAPMLPIDLFRRPMFALSAATSVCTFAVQGLAFVSLPFYFEDVLHRSQVETGFFMTPWPLVVAIMAPIGGRLSDRYPVGILGGLGLVLLGIGMALLATLPPDASVANIVWRMVICGIGFGFFQTPNLRALMSSAPPHRSGSASGIVATARLTGQTLGAALAALCFALAGHNGATVALALGAGFAAFGSLMSFLRLAVGAERT; from the coding sequence ATGTCACTGGATACAACCGCAAAGTCGACCGCCCCGACGCCCATCGACGGCTTGCCGCCGGAACTCCGGCGCTGGGCGGTCGCGGCGATCTTTACCGCGCTGGCGCTGGCCTCGCTGGATACGGCGATCGCCAATATCGCGCTGCCCGCCATCGCGGCTGACCTCCATGTCAGCCCGGCCGACGTGGTCTGGGTCGTCAATATCTACCAGATCGCGTTGGTCGCGACGCTGCTGCCGCTGGGCGCGCTCGGCGAGATCGTCGGCCACGAGCGCATTTATATCGGAGGCCTCGTGCTGTTCACGCTGGCCTCGCTTGGCTGCGCCTTGGCATGGTCGCTACCCAGCCTGACGGCGGCGCGCGCGCTGCAGGGGCTGGGCGCCAGCGGCATCATGAGCGTGAATGCGGCCCTGGTCCGTTTCGTCTATCCGACCCATATGCTCGGCCGTGGCTTTGGCCATAACGCGCTGGTGGTCGGAACGGCATTCACGTTCGGTCCGACCATCGCCTCCGCCATTCTTGCGATCGGGACATGGCCGTGGCTGTTCGCGATCAACATCCCGTTCGGCGTGATCGCAATCTGGATCGGCCTGAAGACCTTGCCCAAAACGCCGCGCGCGAAGCACGCGTTCGATTTTGCGAGCGCGGCGCTGACTGCAAGCTGCCTCGGGCTTTTCATCATCGGCATCGGCATCGCGGCGCATCAGGCCCCGCCTCTCCTGGTCGGCCTGACGCTTGGCGCGGCATTGCTGCTCGGCTGGATCATGATGCGTAGAGATGCGGACCATCCGGCGCCAATGCTGCCGATCGATCTGTTCCGGCGGCCGATGTTCGCGCTGTCGGCCGCCACGTCGGTCTGTACATTCGCGGTGCAGGGACTGGCGTTCGTCTCGCTGCCCTTCTACTTCGAGGACGTGCTGCACCGGTCGCAGGTCGAGACCGGCTTCTTCATGACGCCCTGGCCGCTGGTCGTGGCGATCATGGCGCCAATCGGGGGCCGGCTCTCCGATCGCTATCCCGTCGGCATCCTCGGCGGCCTCGGACTGGTATTGCTCGGCATCGGCATGGCGCTGCTGGCGACGCTTCCGCCGGACGCCAGCGTTGCCAACATCGTCTGGCGCATGGTGATTTGCGGAATCGGATTCGGCTTCTTTCAAACGCCGAATCTGCGGGCGCTGATGTCGAGCGCGCCGCCGCATCGCAGCGGCAGCGCGAGCGGAATCGTCGCAACCGCACGCCTGACCGGGCAAACCCTCGGCGCCGCGCTGGCGGCATTGTGCTTTGCGCTCGCCGGTCACAACGGCGCCACGGTGGCGCTGGCGCTCGGGGCCGGCTTTGCCGCGTTTGGGAGCCTGATGAGTTTCCTGCGTCTGGCCGTGGGTGCAGAACGGACATGA
- a CDS encoding c-type cytochrome encodes MKALRVAIAAAAVAAWSSALAASDPPPGAASCSGCHSTGTTASSISRLYGRDAGDIATAMAKFRDGSLPATVMNRIAKGFTDEESRAIATWFAAQK; translated from the coding sequence ATGAAAGCGTTGCGCGTCGCCATCGCAGCTGCCGCGGTCGCGGCGTGGAGCTCGGCGCTTGCGGCTTCCGATCCTCCACCTGGCGCGGCATCCTGCTCCGGCTGCCATTCCACCGGAACAACCGCCTCGTCGATTTCGCGGCTGTACGGCCGCGATGCCGGCGACATCGCCACGGCGATGGCCAAATTTCGCGACGGCTCGCTTCCGGCCACGGTCATGAACCGCATCGCCAAGGGTTTCACTGACGAAGAGTCGCGCGCGATTGCGACGTGGTTCGCGGCACAGAAATAA
- a CDS encoding NAD(P)/FAD-dependent oxidoreductase, with protein MGISHDVSRRDFCRIGAAAAATAAFPLPAFAQAAARVVVIGGGFGGASCARALKQIDPKLQVTLVEQSRTFTACPFSNNVIAGLRSIDEQKFGYDKIAASGVTVAAQAATAVDAAARTVGLADGTSLAYDRLVLSPGIDLRFDALQGYDETAAGKMPHAWKAGEQTLLLRKQLEAMDDGGLVVIAAPANPYRCPPGPYERACLIAYYLKTKKPRSKLLILDAKDIFSKQRLFQNAWKELYPGMVEWVSLSQGGKVNGVDAATNTLITDFGNHTAQVANVIPPQRAGRIAMIAGATDNTGWCAIDPVTFESKSVPHIHVIGDACLAGSMPKSAFTANAQAKACARAVATLLSGGSPAAPKLINTCYSLAAPDYGISIAGVYQPKNGLLADVEGAGGVSPLDVPRDFRAREADYAQTWFATITAEVFG; from the coding sequence ATGGGTATCAGTCATGACGTGAGCCGCCGGGATTTCTGCCGCATCGGCGCGGCCGCCGCGGCGACGGCCGCTTTTCCACTGCCAGCGTTCGCGCAAGCGGCAGCACGCGTGGTCGTAATCGGCGGCGGCTTCGGCGGCGCGAGTTGTGCGCGGGCGCTGAAGCAGATCGATCCGAAATTGCAGGTGACGCTCGTCGAGCAGAGCCGAACCTTCACCGCCTGCCCGTTCAGCAACAATGTCATCGCCGGACTGCGCTCGATCGATGAGCAAAAATTCGGTTACGACAAGATCGCCGCCAGCGGCGTGACTGTGGCGGCGCAGGCGGCAACGGCCGTCGATGCGGCGGCGCGGACCGTCGGTCTCGCCGACGGCACCTCGCTCGCCTATGACCGGCTGGTGCTGTCCCCTGGCATAGATCTGCGTTTCGATGCACTACAGGGTTACGACGAAACTGCAGCCGGCAAGATGCCGCATGCGTGGAAAGCCGGCGAGCAGACGCTGCTGCTGCGCAAGCAGCTCGAGGCCATGGACGATGGCGGTCTCGTTGTGATCGCAGCCCCAGCCAATCCCTACCGCTGCCCGCCGGGCCCTTACGAACGCGCCTGCCTGATCGCGTATTACCTGAAAACCAAGAAGCCGCGCTCCAAGCTGCTCATCCTCGATGCCAAGGACATCTTCTCCAAGCAGCGCCTGTTCCAGAACGCCTGGAAAGAACTCTATCCGGGAATGGTCGAATGGGTGTCGCTATCGCAGGGCGGCAAGGTGAACGGCGTTGATGCAGCGACCAACACGCTGATCACCGATTTCGGCAACCACACCGCCCAGGTGGCCAATGTCATTCCGCCGCAGCGGGCCGGGCGCATCGCCATGATCGCAGGGGCTACCGACAACACCGGCTGGTGCGCGATCGATCCTGTGACCTTCGAGTCCAAGTCGGTCCCGCACATCCATGTCATCGGTGACGCCTGCCTCGCCGGCAGCATGCCTAAATCGGCATTCACTGCCAATGCGCAGGCCAAGGCGTGCGCGCGTGCAGTCGCCACGCTACTATCGGGTGGATCGCCCGCGGCGCCAAAGCTGATCAACACCTGTTACAGCTTGGCGGCGCCCGACTATGGCATCTCGATTGCCGGCGTATACCAACCGAAGAACGGATTGCTGGCCGATGTCGAAGGCGCCGGCGGCGTCAGTCCGCTGGATGTGCCCCGCGATTTCCGCGCACGCGAAGCCGACTATGCGCAAACCTGGTTCGCGACCATTACGGCGGAAGTCTTTGGCTAG